A DNA window from Kitasatospora atroaurantiaca contains the following coding sequences:
- a CDS encoding L,D-transpeptidase, with the protein MHPGVRVWARRAAAVGLCLLTGCSGGGRQAGPSVDQAVQSPPVSRAVITTTPGDGSQDVAPEGPVRVTVAQGRLVSVRLADDKGAVLVGRVSPDGGSWAPDGRLSPATPYTLDTVAEDGAGLKAAQHVAFSTLTPARTFAAFFTPEDGSTVGVGMPVSLRFTRPITERAAVEKAVTVTADPPVAVRAHWFGSQRLDFRPEKYWAAGSRVTLALRLKDVQGAAGYYGTQAKDVHLTIGRAQVSTVDLTTRTMTVRQDGRMLRTLKVSGGSPEHSTYLGAMVISEKFEVTRMNSQTVGMGDEYDIKDVPHAMRLTSSGTFVHGNYWAPVSVFGSENTSHGCIGLADAKGGSPDTPAGWFFEHSIVGDVIEVRGQEGSVVPPENGLNGWNLSWAQWVRGSALGVH; encoded by the coding sequence ATGCACCCCGGAGTACGGGTCTGGGCCCGGCGCGCGGCGGCCGTCGGGCTGTGCCTGCTCACCGGGTGCTCCGGCGGCGGGCGGCAGGCGGGGCCCAGCGTCGACCAGGCGGTGCAGAGCCCGCCGGTGTCCCGCGCGGTGATCACCACGACCCCGGGGGACGGCAGCCAGGACGTCGCCCCCGAGGGGCCGGTCAGGGTCACCGTGGCGCAGGGCAGGCTGGTCTCGGTACGCCTGGCCGACGACAAGGGCGCCGTCCTGGTCGGGAGGGTCAGCCCCGACGGCGGCTCCTGGGCCCCGGACGGCAGGCTCTCGCCGGCCACCCCGTACACCCTGGACACCGTGGCCGAGGACGGCGCCGGGCTGAAGGCCGCCCAGCACGTGGCCTTCTCGACCCTCACCCCCGCGCGCACCTTCGCCGCGTTCTTCACCCCCGAGGACGGCAGCACCGTCGGCGTCGGTATGCCGGTCTCGCTGCGCTTCACCCGGCCGATCACCGAGCGCGCCGCGGTGGAGAAGGCCGTCACCGTGACCGCAGACCCGCCGGTGGCGGTGCGTGCGCACTGGTTCGGCAGCCAGCGGCTGGACTTCCGCCCGGAGAAGTACTGGGCGGCCGGTAGCAGGGTCACGCTGGCGCTGCGCCTCAAGGATGTCCAGGGCGCCGCGGGCTACTACGGCACCCAGGCGAAGGACGTGCACCTGACCATCGGCCGCGCCCAGGTCAGCACCGTCGACCTGACGACCCGCACCATGACCGTCCGGCAGGACGGCAGGATGCTGCGCACCCTCAAGGTCTCGGGCGGCAGCCCCGAGCACTCCACGTACCTCGGTGCCATGGTGATCTCCGAGAAGTTCGAGGTCACCCGGATGAACTCGCAGACCGTCGGGATGGGCGACGAGTACGACATCAAGGACGTCCCGCACGCGATGCGGCTGACCAGCTCGGGCACCTTCGTGCACGGCAACTACTGGGCCCCGGTCTCGGTCTTCGGCAGCGAGAACACCAGCCACGGCTGCATCGGCCTGGCCGACGCCAAGGGCGGCTCGCCGGACACCCCGGCCGGCTGGTTCTTCGAGCACTCGATCGTCGGCGATGTGATCGAGGTGCGCGGGCAGGAGGGGAGCGTCGTTCCCCCGGAGAACGGGCTGAACGGCTGGAACCTCTCCTGGGCCCAGTGGGTGCGCGGAAGCGCGCTGGGAGTTCACTGA
- a CDS encoding L,D-transpeptidase gives MKSVRRGVVAGLLGGALALSTACSSGGGGGTGGTTGAASKAAVSAAVVTIEPANGATGVKPVGPLKVSVTGGKLTTVKVTDKDGKEVPGAITADGAGWAPKGGLSVGTQYKVSAEAADDKGVVAKAESSFTTLTPDKDANPRDNISDGQTYGVGMIVSLRFDRAIKDKAAVEKGITFETSDGSVVKGHWFGSQRVDFRPEKYWTAGTKVTVHYRLKSVEVAPGVYGGVDSDEPFVIGRSQVSTVDASTHQMAVERDGKPYQTIPISTGASEPKSWNAYNGTMVIEAKEGSALMDSSTVPGLEGSAYKHKVPHSMRLTDSGTYVHGNNWSDHSEFGHNNVSHGCVGLEDSKADPDNGDDNSSAGKFYAASIVGDVVTIKNSVGEQVSPDNGLSGWNLSWNNW, from the coding sequence GTGAAGTCGGTACGCAGGGGCGTGGTCGCCGGGCTGCTCGGGGGCGCACTGGCGCTGAGCACGGCCTGCAGCAGCGGTGGTGGCGGCGGGACCGGGGGCACCACCGGGGCCGCGTCCAAGGCGGCGGTCTCGGCAGCGGTGGTGACCATCGAGCCGGCGAACGGCGCGACGGGCGTGAAGCCGGTCGGCCCGCTGAAGGTGTCGGTCACGGGCGGGAAGCTGACCACCGTGAAGGTCACCGACAAGGACGGCAAGGAGGTGCCCGGGGCCATCACCGCGGACGGTGCGGGCTGGGCGCCCAAGGGCGGACTGTCGGTCGGTACGCAGTACAAGGTGAGCGCGGAGGCCGCCGACGACAAGGGCGTGGTCGCCAAGGCGGAGAGCAGCTTCACCACGCTGACCCCGGACAAGGACGCGAACCCGCGCGACAACATCTCCGACGGCCAGACGTACGGGGTCGGGATGATCGTGTCGCTGAGGTTCGACCGGGCGATCAAGGACAAGGCGGCGGTGGAGAAGGGCATCACCTTCGAGACCTCGGACGGCTCGGTGGTGAAGGGGCACTGGTTCGGCAGTCAGCGGGTGGACTTCCGTCCCGAGAAGTACTGGACGGCCGGTACCAAGGTGACGGTCCACTACCGCCTGAAGAGCGTCGAGGTGGCGCCGGGCGTGTACGGCGGGGTGGACAGTGACGAGCCGTTCGTCATCGGGCGTTCGCAGGTGAGCACCGTGGACGCGTCGACCCATCAGATGGCGGTCGAGCGGGACGGGAAGCCGTACCAGACCATCCCGATCAGCACCGGTGCCTCCGAGCCCAAGTCCTGGAACGCGTACAACGGGACGATGGTGATCGAGGCCAAGGAGGGGTCGGCCCTGATGGACTCCTCGACCGTCCCCGGCCTGGAGGGTTCGGCGTACAAGCACAAGGTGCCGCACTCGATGCGGCTCACCGACTCGGGTACGTACGTCCACGGCAACAACTGGTCCGACCACTCGGAGTTCGGCCACAACAACGTCAGCCACGGCTGCGTCGGGCTCGAGGACTCCAAGGCGGACCCGGACAACGGCGACGACAACTCCTCGGCCGGAAAGTTCTACGCCGCCTCGATCGTGGGCGACGTGGTCACGATCAAGAACTCGGTGGGCGAACAGGTCAGCCCCGACAACGGCCTGAGCGGCTGGAACCTGAGCTGGAACAACTGGTGA
- a CDS encoding L,D-transpeptidase family protein, whose amino-acid sequence MGGVLLLGAACSSGGGGGSKDGASGGGSGTPGTASSPAAPKTSAAVLTVTPKDGAEDVAPTNGLQVTVAGGTLTNVEVTDKNSKAVPGTISADGLSWKPSGALAVGMVYKVNAQAKDANGLVAASTSTFTTLTPAKTVATNDNISDNATYGVGMIVSVAFSKPIKNKDAVAKGITFESSNGTVVKGHWFGSQRLDFRPAEYWKAGTKVTVHYKLKSVEVSPGVYGDVDRDEPFTIGRSQVSTADAGTHMMTVKRDGAVYKTIPITAGNDENPSWNGTMVISGKEKVTRMNSATVANIQGEEYDVPDVPHAMRLTSSGTYVHGNYWGNAFGKSNASHGCISMQDAKGGDDGSTAGKFFAESLIGDVVKIVNSKGKTVSPDNGLSGWTLSWSQW is encoded by the coding sequence ATGGGCGGCGTCCTGCTGCTCGGCGCGGCCTGCAGCTCCGGTGGCGGCGGGGGCTCCAAGGACGGTGCGAGCGGCGGCGGCTCGGGTACGCCCGGCACCGCGTCCAGCCCGGCGGCCCCCAAGACCTCGGCCGCGGTGCTCACCGTGACGCCCAAGGACGGCGCCGAGGACGTGGCCCCCACCAACGGTCTCCAGGTCACGGTGGCGGGCGGCACGCTGACCAACGTCGAGGTGACGGACAAGAACAGCAAGGCGGTTCCCGGCACGATCTCCGCCGACGGTCTCAGCTGGAAGCCCAGCGGCGCCCTCGCGGTCGGCATGGTCTACAAGGTCAACGCGCAGGCCAAGGACGCCAACGGCCTGGTCGCGGCCTCGACCAGCACCTTCACCACGCTGACCCCGGCGAAGACGGTCGCCACCAACGACAACATCTCCGACAACGCCACCTACGGCGTCGGCATGATCGTCTCGGTGGCCTTCAGCAAGCCGATCAAGAACAAGGACGCCGTCGCCAAGGGCATCACCTTCGAGAGCAGCAACGGCACCGTGGTCAAGGGCCACTGGTTCGGCTCCCAGCGCCTGGACTTCCGTCCGGCCGAGTACTGGAAGGCCGGCACCAAGGTCACCGTCCACTACAAGCTGAAGAGCGTCGAGGTCTCGCCCGGCGTCTACGGCGACGTGGACCGCGACGAGCCCTTCACCATCGGGCGGTCCCAGGTCAGCACCGCCGACGCGGGGACGCACATGATGACCGTCAAGCGGGACGGCGCGGTCTACAAGACCATCCCGATCACGGCCGGCAACGACGAGAACCCGTCCTGGAACGGCACCATGGTCATCTCCGGCAAGGAGAAGGTGACCCGGATGAACTCGGCCACCGTCGCCAACATCCAGGGCGAGGAGTACGACGTCCCGGACGTCCCGCACGCGATGCGGCTCACCTCCTCCGGCACGTACGTGCACGGCAACTACTGGGGCAACGCCTTCGGCAAGTCCAACGCCAGCCACGGCTGCATCTCCATGCAGGACGCCAAGGGCGGCGACGACGGCTCCACGGCGGGCAAGTTCTTCGCGGAGTCGCTGATCGGCGACGTCGTGAAGATCGTCAACTCCAAGGGCAAGACGGTCAGTCCGGACAACGGTCTCAGCGGCTGGACGCTGAGCTGGAGCCAGTGGTAG